One stretch of Lucilia cuprina isolate Lc7/37 chromosome 6, ASM2204524v1, whole genome shotgun sequence DNA includes these proteins:
- the LOC111683720 gene encoding N-alpha-acetyltransferase 35, NatC auxiliary subunit homolog encodes MHPIVNEPGFQAATAATAAAAASTGNVQLASIMDSIDSETSEAGQYPMEDCGGFMDPEVQRMMRTNNEDASEYPKYGWVDITQSFKSACSELNLGELAQDMLFGLFEAMSAIEMMDPKMDVGMGYNKNDATPHTFESAVEAGVLKLNNLTNEELIGIFDALFTCIVSWLEGNSMDQVLFTCFYLHAPAKIEDKSLKAFCHAVRHLIIHIKNIIISSNVNEEEDFQLYGNSSLLAPEDSFQASLIHAMLKEAEDDLVRQSKMAPQPEDIMAVVHRLRFMRHFYQAIYSLDCAMVNSIDEAVINEIYKHLNTSLELTPQIKKTIDKGTQPIEGSDSPNPIGFSPRIHDRSQPPTFPRSVKMRDRPSSIMFLEELVQRLKYACKVIRMRDYYSALNFFIEFSRKSGQCILSRSVLQGLFISSRRLIFGTIPVKDFLWDSVRVFNSPPILNPKNPLAMERDIQLNLDSFFRYCISTFTQFLRICGFNRARQRDKLGRFIESFDSIQVKAARLDSHLSMLANEKAVEGNEPAATALKFSTQFATWVLYNCFRAMMLYLMSGFELELYSVHEFLYIYWYPYELLIGFIVSALTRTEKNLLAQEEYEKEQLSKLQAKNRNKPKPKKNKKQQQKSYRQEIFYYHALMNMCGGFYKAMCALTKDGRIRQPMPKFDNEEIRFNRRFAPFANLTSPPPVSYEEFKSIREHMMSPPSSDIYDLAAKHFDQARNALESIQNPEQEILDMLQVAKTNYIVMNVLAKGHQKDTKRQPEFDFSKHRHFPIIKLT; translated from the exons ATGCATCCAAT TGTAAATGAACCTGGTTTTCAGGCTGCAACAGCTGCTACAGCCGCGGCTGCTGCTTCCACCGGTAATGTGCAGTTGGCCTCCATAATGGATTCCATAGATTCGGAAACATCCGAAGCTGGCCAATATCCAATGGAAGATTGTGGTGGTTTTATGGATCCAGAAGTTCAACGCATGATGCGTACGAATAATGAGGACGCTAGTGAATATCCCAAATATGGTTGGGTCGATATAACACAAAGTTTTAAATCAGCCTGCAGTGAATTGAATTTAGGTGAATTAGCTCAGGATATGCTGTTTGGTTTGTTTGAAGCCATGTCTGCCATTGAAATGATGGATCCAAAGATGGATGTGGGCATGGGCTATAATAAAAATGATGCCACTCCTCATACATTTGAGTCGGCGGTAGAGGCGGGTGTTTTAAAGCTGAATAACTTAACAAATGAAGAGCTTATTGGCATATTTGATGCTTTATTCACCTGTATAGTGTCCTGGCTAGAGGGAAATTCAATGGATCAGGTCTTATTTACTTGTTTCTATTTGCATGCTCCGGCCAAAATAGAGGATAAGTCTTTGAAGGCATTCTGCCATGCTGTCCGACATTTAATTATCCACATTAAGAACATTATTATATCAAGCAATGTCAATGAAGAAGAAGATTTTCAACTTTATGGCAATTCTTCACTTTTGGCGCCGGAAGATTCGTTTCAAGCTTCATTAATTCATGCAATGCTTAAGGAGGCTGAAGACGATTTAGTTAGACAGAGCAAGATGGCTCCCCAGCCTGAAGATATTATGGCGGTAGTTCACCGTCTGCGTTTTATGCGCCATTTTTATCAAGCCatttatagtttggactgtGCCATGGTCAATAGCATCGATGAAGCGGTTATAAATGAGATTTATAAGCATTTGAATACTTCTTTGGAATTGACGCCGCAGATAAAGAAAACCATTGACAAAGGCACACAGCCCATAGAAGGAT ctGACTCTCCCAATCCTATTGGTTTTTCACCTCGTATTCACGATCGCAGTCAACCACCTACATTTCCGCGTAGCGTTAAAATGCGTGATCGACCTTCTAGTATAATGTTTCTAGAGGAATTGGTGCAACGTCTTAAATATGCCTGCAAAGTTATACGTATGCGAGACTACTATTCAGCACTG aacttttttatagaatttagtcGTAAATCAGGACAATGCATACTTTCGCGCAGTGTACTTCAAGGTCTTTTTATATCAAGTCGCCGCTTGATTTTTGGCACAATTCCTGTCAAAGATTTCCTATGGGACTCTGTGCGGGTGTTCAATTCACCACCGATTTTGAATCCCAAAAATCCTCTGGCTATGGAACGTGATATTCAGTTGAATTTGGACTCATTCTTTCGCTACTGCATCAGCacatttacacaatttttgCGTATTTGTGGCTTTAATCGCGCTCGTCAACGTGACAAGTTAGGTAGATTTATTGAAAGCTTCGACAGCATACAAGTCAAAGCAGCTCGTCTGGACTCACATCTTAGCATGTTGGCAAATGAGAAAGCTGTCGAAGGAAATGAACCTGCTGCTACAGCCCTAAAGTTTAGTACCCAGTTCGCTACATGGGTACTTTACAATTGCTTCAGAGCTATGATGCTGTATTTAATGTCTGGCTTTGAGCTGGAGTTGTATTCAGTACATGAATTTCTATACATTTACTGGTATCCCTATGAACTGCTCATAGGATTCATTGTATCGGCTCTGACAAGAACTGAGAAAAATCTATTGGCCCAAGAGGAATACGAAAAGGAACAACTGAGCAAGTTGCAAGCCAAAAATCGAAATAAGCCCAAgccaaaaaagaacaaaaaacagCAACAGAAATCATATCGTCAGGAAATTTTCTACTATCACGCACTAATGAATATGTGCGGTGGCTTTTATAAGGCCATGTGTGCCTTAACTAAAGATGGTCGAATACGTCAACCCATGCCCAAGTTTGACAATGAAGAAATTCGTTTTAATCGCCGATTTGCGCCATTTGCTAATTTGACTTCACCACCACCAGTATCGTATGAAGAGTTCAAGAGTATAAGGGAACACATGATGAGTCCGCCATCATCAGATATTTATGATTTGGCGGCCAAGCACTTTGATCAGGCACGAAATGCTTTGGAATCGATACAAAATCCTGAACAAGAG ATTCTGGACATGCTGCAGGTGGCGAAAACTAATTATATTGTAATGAATGTTTTGGCGAAAGGTCATCAGAAAGATACGAAACGTCAACCTGAATTTGATTTCTCTAAACATCGTCATTTTCctattataaaattaacttaa
- the LOC111683723 gene encoding ubiquitin conjugation factor E4 B, giving the protein MSEQEQNVAKMSELTAEEIRARRLRTLAKSSSNTTANESAASSNTQNVEGPRTATNVSNSSRLVKAIPPTHSSSSSSLGGEVGAQETSSISTECQELILPIGEQQKMDVDVEMKSVSTTPIKSQTLTLPTAPSAPINIMQTDICIEDEISSSSSNNNKNIKKSPTNLDVGIENMETSEQPSPAEANTTQKQSSLELVTAKPQKSCNERIESMLSKVLNATWNEYCTGSMICPQTASFIEQHPDKRFDFESLITNVLTECVLRLYNDEETGEGAVAGAVDNNDADMKSESATAAATTDEAKGVSKSLKVAAHSTPKKIKSDDTEVQEIMANVVDDQPSTSRGLQSGIASSEFIGTCPTPSSNIFTPMALAKHNVILHLIKCFKNHHQFSDKFNTNASQEKPEDAEKIQEVLKMTIDQIFQTTTLVLTDRIYENLNIALDQSALLELYYQERVPDDFLFEYIAKSYENTQDFEFIFSQMLRGLFMGMQRNLCSPTIITHHMELLSKLMAVKVGTARPLCDLLAKQMNFLPPLCTQIPGREIVKCSYLGPFLSVSFFAEENVRFAEAHGKCDALAANSEKFRWQLFTMRGLMHSVFLSLLVNVNTRPKTLEYISQILRYNERRVQFASDEKLLARDGFAINLMCVLQQLSVKIKLDRIDLYYPFYKNSLIFIEQDTKLRFTDEENRKFLEKHYANTESNANFQTQCWFLTLQAHHLGFMPAIQRYRQKSRAIKELQKLIDEIDRTKSHWENTPYASRNKQFRDRWLKQLKKLTRSKLCSEVCLLDPKLLNACLFFYSSVCEYLLYEMEGRPIEGRFMAKMSPQQLQPTDAFSALPEWYIDDIAEFILFAMQHAQNDIRHAIDLSIITWLLTCVCAPHMIKNPYVTAKLVEVLFVFSLGPANVLNVAIWNHELAQTVLCSSLMKFYVDIETTGQSTEFYDKFTIRYHISHLFKSMWESPVHRQVMINESNNGKQFVKFINMLMNDTTFLLDECLENLKRIHQTQILMMSEPAWSNLGSEQQQSRLSQLATDERQCRSYLTLARETVEMFHYLTDDIKEPFMRDELVDRLSSMLNFNLHQLCGPKCNDLKVRNPAKYGWEPRRLLGQIFDIYLHLDCDRFAQALAADERSFQKHLFDDAANRIERLSIRSAIEVEKFRSLITKAHDIYVANQQSEDECADAPDEFKDPLMDTLMSDPVVLPSGTIMDRAIITRHLLNSNTDPFNRQHLTEDMLVPNIELKERIDAWRKEQRYKRQQQGNLDLNDKTS; this is encoded by the exons ATGTCGGAACAGGAACAAAATGTTGCTAAAATGAGTGAACTAACGGCAGAAGAG atacGAGCCAGGAGATTACGCACTTTAGCCAAATCATCATCTAACACTACTGCCAATGAGAGTGCAGCATCCTCAAACACACAAAATGTTGAAG GTCCACGTACAGCTACCAATGTTTCGAATTCTTCCCGTTTGGTCAAAGCAATTCCTCCAACGCACAGCTCCAGTTCGTCATCGTTAGGCGGCGAAGTTGGTGCTCAAGAAACATCCTCCATTTCAACAGAATGTCAGGAATTGATATTGCCAATTGGGGAACAACAGAAAATGGATGTTGATGTTGAAATGAAATCAGTTTCGACAACACCCATTAAAAGCCAAACATTAACACTACCAACAGCACCGTCAGCTCCCATAAATATTATGCAAACAGATATCTGCATTGAAGATGAAATTTCGTCCTCGTCttcaaataacaataaaaatattaaaaaatcgcCAACAAATTTAGATGTTGGCATTGAAAATATGGAAACATCGGAACAACCATCCCCGGCAGAAGCTAACACTACACAAAAGCAGTCATCCCTTGAACTTGTGACAGCAAAACCACAAAAATCCTGCAATGAACGTATAGAATCAATGCTTTCCAAAGTTCTTAATGCAACATGGAATGAATATTGTACCGGTTCAATGATATGTCCACAAACTGCCAGTTTCATAGAACAGCATCCAGACAAACGATTTGATTTTGAGTCGTTGATTACAAACGTGCTCACAGAATGTGTTTTGCGTCTCTACAACGATGAAGAAACAGGAGAAGGAGCAGTTGCCGGTGCTGTTGACAATAATGATGCCGATATGAAGTCAGAGAGTGCGACTGCTGCTGCAACTACAGACGAAGCAAAGGGTGTCagcaaaagtttaaaagtagcTGCACATTCAACaccgaaaaaaatcaaaagtgatGACACTGAAGTGCAAGAAATTATGGCGAATGTTGTTGATGATCAACCCTCAACGTCTCGAGGTTTACAAAGTG GCATTGCCAGCTCAGAATTCATTGGAACTTGCCCAACACCATCATCAAATATTTTCACGCCGATGGCCTTGGCCAAACACAATGTTATTTTACACCtaatcaaatgttttaaaaatcatcATCAATTCAGTGATAAATTCAACACAAATGCATCGCAAGAGAAACCAGAAGATGCGGAAAAGATTCAAGAAGTACTGAAAATGACCATAGATCAGATATTCCAAACCACTACGTTGGTTCTGACTGATCGAATATATGAGAATCTCAATATTGCACTGGATCAGTCTGCTCTGTTGGAGTTGTATTATCAGGAACGTGTGCCCGATGATTTTCTCTTTGAATATATTGCCAAGAGTTACGAAAATACGCAAGACTTTGAATTTATATTCTCGCAAATGTTGAGAGGCCTCTTTATGGGTATGCAGCGTAACCTTTGTTCACCCACAATTATAACACATCACATGGAGTTGTTGTCCAAATTGATGGCTGTTAAGGTGGGTACAGCTAGACCGCTGTGTGATCTTTTGGCCAAGCAAATGAACTTTTTACCACCACTATGTACGCAAATACCCGGAAGAGAGATTGTCAAGTGCAGCTACCTGGGTCCGTTTTTGTCGGTGTCATTTTTTGCCGAAGAAAATGTTCGTTTCGCCGAAGCTCATGGCAAATGTGATGCATTGGCTGCCAATTCAGAAAAATTTAGATGG CAACTGTTTACAATGCGTGGGCTAATGCATTCGGTTTTCTTATCTTTGCTTGTTAATGTCAATACACGTCCCAAGACTCTTGAATATATATCGCAAATATTACGCTACAATGAACGACGTGTGCAATTTGCCAGCGATGAAAAACTGTTGGCTCGCGATGGTTTTGCTATCAATCTGATGTGTGTCTTGCAGCAATTGTcagtcaaaataaaattggatcGTATCGATCTTTATTATCCCTTTTATAAGAACTCATTGATTTTCATAGAACAAGATACAAAGCTGCGTTTTACCGACGAGGAGAATAGAAAATTCTTAGAAAAGCATTACGCCAACACCGAATCAAATGCCAATTTCCAAACACAATGCTGGTTTCTCACTCTGCAGGCCCATCACTTGGGCTTCATGCCAGCTATCCAAAGATACAGACAAAAATCGCGAGCCATCAAAGAATTGCAAAAACTTATCGATGAAATCGATCGCACCAAATCACACTGGGAAAATACACCGTATGCCTCGCGCAACAAACAATTTAGAGATCGTTGGTTGAAGCAATTGAAAAAGTTGACAAGATCAAAACTATGCAGTGAAGTTTGTCTACTTGATCCTAAACTCTTGAATGCATGTCTCTTCTTTTACTCTTCGGTGTGCGAATATTTACTCTATGAAATGGAGGGGCGACCTATTGAAGGTCGTTTCATGGCCAAAATGTCACCACAACAACTACAACCGACCGATGCATTTTCTGCACTGCCCGAATGGTACATCGACGATATTGCCGAGTTTATTTTGTTCGCTATGCAACATGCTCAAAATGACATACGTCATGCCATCGATCTTTCAATAATAACATGGTTGTTGACATGTGTTTGTGCACCACATATGATTAAGAATCCATACGTCACTGCCAAACTAGTCGaagtattatttgttttctcCCTAGGTCCAGCCAATGTTCTTAACGTTGCG ATATGGAACCATGAATTGGCTCAAACTGTATTGTGTAGTTCTTTAATGAAATTCTATGTAGATATAGAAACTACTGGACAAAGTACcgaattttatgataaatttactATAAG ATACCACATCAGTCATTTGTTCAAGTCCATGTGGGAGAGTCCAGTACATCGTCAAGTCATGATAAATGAATCAAATAATGGTAAACAATTTGTTAAGTTCATCAATATGCTTATGAACGACACGACATTCCTTTTGGATGAGTGTTTGGAAAATCTTAAGCGTATACATCAAACACAG attttaatgatGAGTGAACCAGCTTGGTCCAATTTGGGCTCTGAACAGCAGCAGAGTCGTTTATCACAATTGGCCACAGATGAACGACAATGTCGTTCATATTTGACATTGGCTAGAGAAACTGTTGAAATGTTTCATTACTTGACT GATGACATTAAGGAACCGTTTATGCGTGACGAGTTGGTTGATCGTTTAAGTTcaatgttgaattttaatttgcaTCAATTGTGCGGACCCAAATGCAATGATTTAAAAGTGCGCAATCCAGCGAAATATGGCTGGGAACCCAGACGTTTGTTGGGACAAATATTCGATATATATTTACATCTAGACTGTGATAGATTTGCCCAAGCCTTGGCTGCTGACGAACGATCCttccaaaaacatttatttgatgATGCTGCCAATCGTATTGAACGTTTAAGTATACGTTCAGCAATAGAAGTAGAAAAATTCAGATCTTTAATAACAAAAGCTCACGATATTTATG TTGCCAATCAACAGTCTGAAGACGAGTGTGCAGATGCACCTGATGAATTTAAGGATCCCTTAATGGATACTTTAATGTCAGATCCAGTGGTTTTACCATCGGGCACTATCATGGATCGTGCCATTATAACACGTCATTTGTTGAATAGCAACACAGATCCGTTTAATCGTCAACATTTGACAGAGGACATGCTGGTGCCAAACATTGAACTTAAGGAACGCATCGATGCCTGGCGTAAGGAGCAACGTTACAAAAGGCAACAACAAGgaaatttagatttaaatgataaaacctcttaa